cgcaccccatgtacagaggctttaatCCTTGTCGAAGCGGCCTTGGGTTCGattccgacctcggcccttcgctgcatgtcctcccccactctctcgccTCACAAAATGTCCCGTCTCCCTTCAGCTGCCTAATTAATGTAAAACTAAACACCCTCTATCACCCCAAGAATTGTTTTGTTAAATCTAGCTATGTAATTCATTTATATATACTTATacttaaatgtgtatttatttttaagaccaCTCATTTAACCGcttataacaattatttatgacctatttatcatgcttttaatagagccacttgtacgtgtgtgtttctgctgttgtttttgtgtctagcATGTATGCGCACTGATGCTCTGTTACACAAATGAAGTTCCCAACGGatgaataaagttatttgaattgaaaGGTAATAAAAGGTTTTTCTATTTCTGCTGTGGCAAGTTTACAAAACTTGAATCAAATTCTAAATGAAACGGGTTTCCTTTCGTTTTTTCCAGGTCagactcgtgtgtgtgtgcaggcagtTTGCTGCTGCGCTCAGTTCGTCTAAACATGAGCGCCATGTGACTGCTTCACCTCAGGCAAGAGGAGACACTGCCTCCGTTTGTGTCCTCTAAACCCAGAACACAACGCCGTGTCTCTCTCAgtctgctttctttctttctttcctctctctctaatggatcacgaatgtgtgtgtgtgtgtgtgtgagtttttcCATCCCACTCACTATCACACAGTTCTTGCCGATGTGGACGTAGGAGCCGATCTGCGCTGCGTTGACCACACAGTCCTCCTCGATGAAGACGTGGTCTCCGATGTGCAGCGGGAAGAAGGCCACTCTGGAGGGAAGACaggggagagggaaggagataaaagatgttgttgtttaaccCTGTGGACATTCACCGCGGCCTCTTTTTTTTAGTCATCATCACTTTATCCTTTAATATTATCAACATTATAATAACAGTTCAGGTTTGTTGATTTAGTCTCACTCTTTTCAGATCATACTGAGCAGAAGTTTTACCCTTTGCTGAACTTCTTGAAAGGTGGTCTGATGACACTCCGGCTCTTCACCACACAGTGTCTGCCCACCCTGACGTTAGCCAGgtctcctctgatgatacagtcGTTCATGACAATAGTCTGGAGGAAATCAGAAACACATAAATCACAACAAAAGCTCTTCATCTCAGTCTCACAGTAAACACAATGTGCTCACAGATGCTGTTTAGTTTTCCTTACTTTGCCATTCAACACGATGTTTTGACTTCCACACAGCACCGACTGTCTGCTCACTTTGTTCCCAGAAGCCTGAAATCAACCAGGAGATTTTAATATTGTGTTTAATGACTTCTAGAGTTAAAGAATAATGTCGATTACAGACCGCCCAACGCCCCTTTAGCTTTAGTGAGCTAAAGCGACTAGCCAGCTAATAATAACAACTTAAATCGAACACATTACCGTCTCAATGTACTCCGCTTTGTTGTACAGTATTTCAGATAACTCCATGGCTGTGGATTTAGAATGAAATCCAACAAAGTGTGCACTTATTAAGCACTaataacatgtgttttgtgctCTGCTGTCAGCTCTCCtagctcctcttcttcttcttcttctcttgtgaCGCGAGAACCGGTGTTGCCAGATCTCGcgagagaaacaagcaaccgGCTCTATGGAAACGAGCACAAAACAAGCTCAGATACataaaatgaagccaaacagGTGACCTAAACCTACCACGTAGTTTAAAAGAGAGGTCAACCAGATTTGGGGCGGGCGGGCTAACCCAAAGAAACGGGGGAAAAGACAAACTAtcgcgatttttttttttttttttggctttattgTGGAGAGTTGGGAGAGAATCAGGAGGGGTTGATATTCATACAGGGAGCAAAGCAAGCCCAAAACACGCaactgcactttagaaaacaagcccaaaaaaCCCCGCAACCCGCGAATGACGATATTTGCAAGCGACTTTACAggaaaaacaagcccaaagtcGCTTATAACAAGCGGACCTGGCAACGCTGGAAACCCCTGCTGGAATGGCTAATTCAGACCGTGCGGGTTGAGCACCGAATCATCGATTGACGGTCGTtgaagaatataacagatgacATTTTAAGTTAATCTTGAATTTTACCGCACATCACTCGAGTTAAAACTTTACATTGAGTGCTGGATTCGTCTGATTCCTGCACTTTCCAGTTATTCCTCTGTAATGAATCATTCGTGTGACTCGGCGATTGATTGGTGTCCCTCAAGAAGAATTTTAATTTCCTTAACgcttagcaaaaaaaaaaaaaaaggttttaatttacacttttttttttcatttgaacttCCTTCCTGATTTATAATTAgttacacacaaagaaaaaaaaaagtgtaaattaaaaccttttttttttctttttttttgtgttgcgcATGCGTACAGCGAAGCCCTTGCTTGACCCCGTTTCTTATTCGCTTTGCACGCCGGGAGCTTTTCAGTCACTCATCCACCGTCATGGCGTCCCGTGTCCTGCTGCAGTGTGTCCGCTCGCTCGGCCGGCCCTCGCTGAGGCTTTCCGCCGCAAACCTCGCAGTCAGAGCCACCGCGGCCCCGGCGGCAGCCCGCCGACCCCTCTCCTTCGCCGCGGACAGCCGGAGGCCGCGATGGCTCGGACAGAGCTCGGTGAGTCTCCGGTAACATTGAACACACGTCGTGGCCTACCGTCTGGCTGCTGTGACCTACCCGACGTCTTTCAAAAAACGTCCGGGCTGCGGAGAGTTCACAGCGGCATGCAAGTTGTTTCTTTAACCACGAATACAAAAAGTACCGGCGTGAAAATCCTGCTCAGAATCCACGAAACCTTTAATCAGTTATATCCGTGGTTATACAACAGCCATGTTTTGCTTGTTAGCAAGTTAGCAAGAGAGCTAGGTAGTTGTCTTAAGTAAGTTCACTGGCTCATGTTTGTAGTGTTTGCAGATCTCTTACCTGCAGCCTGGAGAGATATTGATGATATTGATGACTCATTGTTACTAAGTCTAGTTAGTGAATATGCATCAAAAGCATGTTGCTCAAAATGCTTACATGCTGCTGCAGACAAGGATTACTTTTCATATTGTGTTAACTTTTAAGAAGCATGCTCTCTTAAAGGTTTGGATTATGTCAAGCTGCAAGTGATTCAGTACTCAGTTGTAGATATTTTCAATGACCAGACAAATGCATACCGGTATGTCCAATTTAAATTTGATTGAACCTGACTATTTACTgagaaaataacttaaaaagtTGGCTTTTAAATCAGGTTGTTTTActgagaaataataataaaaaaaataaaacatcctcACTGGATCTAAATCTTATTTTTTAGGTACagttaataaaaacaaccaCCCAAAAGTCTGAGAGATCATTAGAGTGTCCTTGTGCAGGTGAGATAGAGATTCAGGTGTCAGATAATATAAGTAAATGAAATTATTAGATTAGAATAGAATGTCTTTTTTGTtattatacaattgtacaacgaaattatttggcttcaccttaaagtgcacacacatagaggcatccacagctaaaaacaagaaaagaagaaataaaaaataaaaaaggaactctcattcaggtaagatgggcaatgtatggtaggagttatttacaggtagtagcataacagaatataaatagatattgcagaaatataaaataaagtttggaatgtaaaatattacagaaatataaataaatattgcaccgtatgaaatgtaaaattattgcagaaatataaaataaatattgcacagtatgaaatgtaaaatagtgcagaaatataaataaatattgcacagtatgaaatgtaaaatattacagaaatataaatagaaataaatattgcacagatcgaaatgtaaaatattgcagaaatataaataaatattgcacagtatgaaatgtaaaaatattacagaaatataaataaatattgcacagatcaaaatgtaaaatattacagaaatataaataaatattgcacagatcgaaatgtaaaatattttagaaatataaataaatattgcacagtatgaaatgtaaaaatattacagaaatataaatataaataaatattgcacagtatgaaatgtaaaatattacagaaatataaataaatattgcacagtatgaaatgtaaaaatattacagaaatataaatataaataaatattgcacagatcaaaatgtaaatattgcagaaatataataaatattacagtctgaaatgtaaatgttgcacatgctagaagtgtgtgtgtgtgtggtgaggttgtgtgtgtgtgtgcgcatggtGAGGGTGGGACGGTCAATGCATGTCCAGGTTCAGTGTGGTTATGGCTCTGGGGAAGAAGCTGTCCttgagtctgtttgtctgtgctcTGACAGACCTGTAGCGTCTGCCTGAGGGCAACATGTCGAACAGATGAAAGCCGGGGTGTGAGCTGtcctttacaatgttttttgcTCTGTTCAGGCAAGTTTAAGTTAGTTTGTCCTGAAATATTAAAGTAAACAAACTGCTGGAGTAATGTGTTCAGCTTTACTCTTAACTCAGACAAAACAGTGTTAGAGCGGCTGAAATTCACATGCTTAGAATATGAAACTAGAGTCAAAACATATTATGAGCGATGTTACTAAAGTGATTATTTATCCGAATTTATGTGCTTCAAATCATGCCAGGTTAGCTCATATTTGTGATCTAGAGCTGCCTTTGTGCTTAAAACTTTTACCCAAGGATGTGAAGGGTCCAGTACCTCTATACCCTTCATGATTACCTTCAACATACTTACTTCCCCTGACCGCTTCTTCttccatctctccctcctcaGATCCCCTCAGTAGGCGTGCTGTGCCGACAGTACGGGGACCTGCCCCCCCTCACTCTAGAGACCATCAAAGACCGCGTCATGTACGTCCTCAAGCTCTACGACAAGATCAACCCTGAGAAGGTGAAGGCGAGTGGCCACTAGCTGGGATACTATTAGACTTACACTCCGCACACTGACGGCTAATACCCGTGTGACTTTGTGTTCCTCAGCTGCAGACTTCCTCCCACTTCATGAAAGACCTCGGTCTGGACAGCTTGGACCAGGTGGAGATCATCATGGCCATGGAGGATGAGTTTGGTGAGTGTTTGTTGACGTAGCAGCGTCAGAGATACACagtatgttgttatttttatatCAGCTGTTATCTGCTGTGAATGAATTGGTCCTAATTTAAATGACCTACACTGTCtgcaaatccttttttttaagccactTTACTACAACAGTTAAGTTCAAATAGGCCACGCCCCTATTATGGTTGTCTCTCATTCTTAAAATAATCAAGAcagaagagttaaaaaaaaaaaaaagaattcaggCGCAGTGAAGTTTGAACGCAGAACATTTTGAGTTCATACCCCGCTTGTTTCTCCTGCAGGCTTTGAGATCCCCGACGCAGAAGCAGAGAAGTTGATGAGTCCCGGGGAGATTGTACAGTATATCGCAGACAAGAAGGACGTCTATGAATAATGTGTCCTGTATCTCACCGCAGAGGTAAGTCTCTGTGTCGGCCGTGTTTCCTGCCTCTTCGCCGTCACTGTCACGCACACATTCTAGTTTTTTAGCTTGTTCGTTTATGACTGAtcagttctgtgtgttttttcttttccccttccagagaggttGACCCACGACATGACCCCCGCAGGAAGCAGCAGATGGGCACCAAACCATTTCCCACTTCCTCCCCGTCAGCTCTTCTGTCCATAACAGCACTGTCGTTGGCTGTCGGTCTTGTGTTTGACTGTATTTAAATGAACATGTGCTTTTTGGAGcttggagacaaaaaaacaaaaatattaaacaagGTTATATCAccgttttattttcttcttcttccagctCCACCCTGTGGTTCCGATGTATAATTTCTCATGAatagataataaaaacacatgctgTGACGATCTGATATTCATTCCTGTACTAACAGGAGCGTGAGCATCTTTTGAACGTCTGTGACTCCACAGATCAAGATTTACATTTGACATCAGAGCCACAAACACTAGTGTGAAGGTGTAAAAATCTTAAGATTGAATACACAAATTCTTGTAGTAATCTGAGTAGAAGCATACATCACACAGCTTTTAATGGGCgtatgcaacattttttttagaaatgaaatCAAACTATGTCCCAATATTTAGACTTCACGTTGGCCTGATGCGGTCCTCTGACaaaattattgaaaaaaaaaaaaacttcagattggttgctattatttttttaccattGATCTCTCAGGAgggaaatatttaattatttactcACCCAACAAACCCTCCCAAACCTCCAGGACTGAGCTCTGCTGTATGGGGGGACGGAGCCTTCTATTCTGCCGCCCCACATCTATGGGATGATCTCCCTGACCCTCTGAGGGCCCCACAGACTGTGGActccttttttaaagaaaaaaagggcctgaaatgtttttctttaagagCCTCTCCCTAAAACCATTGCTTTTAGATCTTGTTTTATTCCAAGATTCCTTTTTGTAGAGATAAAATTGTCAAAGCTGTAGAACATGCAGATTCTTGAATGGAGTTTCTAGCTTAGCAAGAACGGGCAACAAAGTTTTGAAGTGAGAACATCTAGATTATTCTGCCCTTTCATTTGAATGGAAACCAGTCTTTGGAATATTTTTTGGAAAATATAAAATGCATGTGAAGTGTGGGCACAGATTGCCAAACAAGTCATCCACCACGTACAGAGGCTTCAGTCCATCAAGCGGGCGACCCAGGTTCAAGTCAGACCCGTGGCTACTTACCTGCATGTTATTCCCAACTCTCTCGTTCCCTTCTTTATCTACTGAAGGCGAAAAGCCAACATgcatattattttaaatgttgtgaaaaGTCCCTGCTCACCATTTCCTATTGGCATCTAATCTTTAACAGAAATTTATAAGTCCCAAAAAAAATGAGGTAGTGGCAGAGCTGCTGTTTTGGAGATGACCCAGTAGTTTATCCAACACCATTTGACCCTTGTCAAAGTCACTCACACCATCATCCCTTTTCATTGTCCAACATCAACTTTGCAGACAAAACGTTTTAAGTTGCTGCCTAACATGTCCCAGACACCGACAGGCTTCCACTGTGAAGAGATCATCAGTGTTGTTTACTTAACCCGTCAGTGGTCTTAATGTTACAGCTGacttgttttgtcttctttgtaGAACCATGGCCGTATTTAAATACAGAAACTGTGGAATTAGTCAATGAAATAATGAGTCCATGTGCAAACCCGAGTCGTTGTTAGTCTTTTATTGAGGGTTGTACCCAAGTTTTACAGCTTTGTATGACGGCTGCAGGAGCCATAGGTTACAAACAGTAATCAGTATACGAGTACAGC
This Labrus bergylta chromosome 16, fLabBer1.1, whole genome shotgun sequence DNA region includes the following protein-coding sequences:
- the dctn5 gene encoding dynactin subunit 5 translates to MELSEILYNKAEYIETASGNKVSRQSVLCGSQNIVLNGKTIVMNDCIIRGDLANVRVGRHCVVKSRSVIRPPFKKFSKGVAFFPLHIGDHVFIEEDCVVNAAQIGSYVHIGKNCVIGRRCVLKDCCKILDNTVLPPETVVPPFTVFSGCPGLFSGELPECTQDLMIDVTKSYYQKFLPLSQI
- the ndufab1b gene encoding NADH:ubiquinone oxidoreductase subunit AB1b isoform X1, with translation MASRVLLQCVRSLGRPSLRLSAANLAVRATAAPAAARRPLSFAADSRRPRWLGQSSIPSVGVLCRQYGDLPPLTLETIKDRVMYVLKLYDKINPEKVKLQTSSHFMKDLGLDSLDQVEIIMAMEDEFGFEIPDAEAEKLMSPGEIVQYIADKKDVYE
- the ndufab1b gene encoding NADH:ubiquinone oxidoreductase subunit AB1b isoform X2 → MASRVLLQCVRSLGRPSLRLSAANLAVRATAAPAAARRPLSFAADSRRPRWLGQSSIPSVGVLCRQYGDLPPLTLETIKDRVMYVLKLYDKINPEKLQTSSHFMKDLGLDSLDQVEIIMAMEDEFGFEIPDAEAEKLMSPGEIVQYIADKKDVYE